GGGCTATTCCGGGGACGTCAAGTACCACCTGGGCTTCTCCACGGACCGCATGACCGCCTTCGGCCCTGTCCACGTCTCCTTGAACTTCAACCCCAGCCACCTGGAGTTCGTGAACCCCGTGACCTTGGGAAGGCTTCGCGCCAAGCAGGACCGCTTCGGGGACCGGGAGAGGCGGCGGGGCCTGGCGGTTTTGGTCCACGGGGACGCCGCCTTCATCGGGGAGGGGATTGTCCAGGAGACCTTGAACCTCTCCGGGCTTCCGGGCTACCGGGTGGGGGGAACCCTCCACGTGGTGGCCAACAACCAGCTGGGCTTCACCACCCTGCCCTCGGAGTACACCTCCTGCCGCTACCCCACGGACATCGCCAAGATGGTGGGGGCCCCCATCTTCCACGTGAACGCCGAGGCCTTGGACGAGCTCTGGTTCGTCCTGAGGTTGGCCCTGGACTACCGCGGGCGCTATGGCAAGGACGTGGTCATAGACCTTGTGGGCTACCGCCGCCGGGGGCACAACGAGACCGACGAGCCCACCTTCACCCAGCCGGGGATGTACGCCCAGATCGCCAGGCGCCCCGAGCCCTGGAAGGTCTACGCCGAGCGCCTCCTGGCCGAAGGGGTCCTCTCCGGGGAGGAGGTCCAGGCCTGGCAGGAGGCCTACCTGGAGCGCCTGGAGAGCGAGTTCGCCCGGGTCAAGGCCGAGCCCGGCCCCGTGGTGCCCCACGGGCTTTCCGGCATCTGGCAGGGGTACGTGGGGGGGGAGGACCGCCTGGTGCCGGAGGTGGACACCGGGGTGCCCAAGGAGACCCTAAGGAACCTCCTCCTCCGCCTGACCTCGGTCCCCGAGGGCTTCCAGGTCCACCCCAAGCTCAAGCGCTTTCTGGAGGCCCGCCGGGAGATGGCCGAGGGGAAGCGCCCCCTAGACTGGGCCACGGCCGAGGCCCTGGCCTTCGCCTCCTTGGCGGTGGAGGGCCACCGGGTCCGCCTTACGGGCCAGGACGCCTTGAGGGGCACCTTCACCCAGCGCCACGCTGCCCTCTACGACTACGAGACGGGCGAGCCCTACATCCCCCTCCAGCACCTGGCCGAGGGCCAGGCGGAGGTGGAGATATGGAACTCCCCCCTCTCCGAGGCCGGGGTCCTGGGGTTTGAGTACGGCTACAGCCTGGACTACCCCGAGGGCCTCGTCCTCTGGGAGGCCCAGTTCGGGGACTTCGTCAACGTGGCCCAGGTCTACATCGACCAGTTCCTGGCCAGCGCCGAGGACAAGTGGAACCGGCTTTCGGGGCTGGTGCTCCTCCTCCCCCACGGCCTCGAGGGCCAGGGCCCCGAGCACTCCTCCGCCAGGCTGGAGCGCTTCCTGCAGCTTGGGGCCCGGGACAACCTCCAGGTGGCCTACCCCACCACCCCGGCCCAGTTCTTCCACCTGCTCCGCCGCCAGGTGAAGCGCCCTATCCGCAAGCCCCTCGTCGTCATGACCCCGAAAAGCCTCCTCCGCCACCCCGAGGTGGTCTCCGCCCTGGAGGAGGTGGCTCAAGGGCGCTTCCAAAAGGTCCTCCCCGAGCGGGTCAAGGGGGCGAGGAAGGTCCTCCTCACCTCGGGCAAGGTCTACTACGACCTCCTGGCCAAAAGGCGGGAGCTTGGGGCGGAGGACGTGGCCTTGATCCGGCTGGAACTCCTCTACCCCTTCCCCGAGGAGGAGCTAAGGGAGGCCCTAGGCCTTTACCCCAAGGAGACCCCGGTGGTCTACGTCCAGGAGGAGCCCGTGAACCAGGGGGCCTGGTGGTACCTCTCGGCCCGCTTCTGCGGGGAGATCTACGGCCACCCCTTCAGCGTGGTGGCCCGGCCCGAGTCCCCGAGCCCCGCCGTGGGCTCCTCCAAGGTGCACAGGCTGGAGCAGGAAAGGCTTCTTGAGGAAGCCTTCCAGTGAGGAGGTAAACGGTGCAGGAGCTTAAGGTCCCCTCCGTGGGCGAGTCCATCGTGGAAGTGGAGATCGGCGCTTGGCTGAAGGGGGAGGGCGAGCCCTTCCAGGCCGACGAGCCCCTGGTGGAGCTCATCACCGACAAGGCCACCCTGGAGCTCCCCGCCCCCTTCGCCGGGACCCTGAAGCAGATCCTCAAGGCCCAAGGGGAGACGGCCCGGGTGGGGGAGGCCATCGCCCTCCTGGAAGAGGGGGTGGCCCAAGCCGAGGCCCGGCCAGAGCCCCGGGCCCCCGCCCAGGAGCCCCCCCTGGCCATGCCCGCGGCGGAAAGGGTCATGCGGGAGGCCGGAGTCGCCCCCGGGGAGGTGAGGGGTACCGGCCTAGGGGGGCGGATCCTCAAGGAGGACGTGGAGCGCTACCTGGAGGAGCGGCCTGCCGCCCCCCCGCCTGCCCCTGAGCCCATCCCCGCCCCCCGTCCTCCTGCGCCTCCCGTCCAGGCCCCTACGGATAGGCCCTGGCGGGTGGACGAGGTGGTGCCCATGACCCCCCTGCGCCGCCGCATCGCCGAGAGGCTCCTCCTGGCCCGGCAGACCACGGCCATGCTCA
The genomic region above belongs to Thermus sediminis and contains:
- a CDS encoding 2-oxoglutarate dehydrogenase E1 component translates to MELTLESQGYLEALYQAYLEDPFSLPEEWRRYFSALALEGGRREPLAPPVGEALDPAFFLRVERLVQAYRELGHLAARIDPLGRERPWPKGLALEAHGLSSGDLSRPLPPLFGAPTLEALLERLKATYLGPVGFELAHVDPEERAWLLAQIEAPWPKPPREVRRRLFKGLLEAGLFEAFLQRKYLGAKTFSVEGLESLIPLLGETLEEAARHGVREVVIGMAHRGRLNVLAHVADKPFERIFREFEEIFPEGYSGDVKYHLGFSTDRMTAFGPVHVSLNFNPSHLEFVNPVTLGRLRAKQDRFGDRERRRGLAVLVHGDAAFIGEGIVQETLNLSGLPGYRVGGTLHVVANNQLGFTTLPSEYTSCRYPTDIAKMVGAPIFHVNAEALDELWFVLRLALDYRGRYGKDVVIDLVGYRRRGHNETDEPTFTQPGMYAQIARRPEPWKVYAERLLAEGVLSGEEVQAWQEAYLERLESEFARVKAEPGPVVPHGLSGIWQGYVGGEDRLVPEVDTGVPKETLRNLLLRLTSVPEGFQVHPKLKRFLEARREMAEGKRPLDWATAEALAFASLAVEGHRVRLTGQDALRGTFTQRHAALYDYETGEPYIPLQHLAEGQAEVEIWNSPLSEAGVLGFEYGYSLDYPEGLVLWEAQFGDFVNVAQVYIDQFLASAEDKWNRLSGLVLLLPHGLEGQGPEHSSARLERFLQLGARDNLQVAYPTTPAQFFHLLRRQVKRPIRKPLVVMTPKSLLRHPEVVSALEEVAQGRFQKVLPERVKGARKVLLTSGKVYYDLLAKRRELGAEDVALIRLELLYPFPEEELREALGLYPKETPVVYVQEEPVNQGAWWYLSARFCGEIYGHPFSVVARPESPSPAVGSSKVHRLEQERLLEEAFQ